GAAAATACGGCAAGTCGAAAGAAAATCGCCCCAACCCAATTGTTCAGATGGGCTTATTTATCGATGGCAACGGCGTTCCCCTGGCTTTTGACTTAAGCAGTGGCAACACCAATGAACAAGGGACGTTAAAACCGTTGGAAAAGAAAATCTTGCAAGATTTCTCCCTTTCGAAAATGGTGATTTGTACAGACGCGGGGTTATCCTCGACCGAAAACCGAAAATTCAACAACGTTCAAAATCGAGCCTTTATCACCACGCAGTCGGTCAAAAAATTGAAAAAGCATTTGAAAGATTGGGCCTTAGGACAGACCGGATGGAAAATTGTAGGCGATTCTTCTTCGAAAGAATATACGCTAAGAGAAGTAGACGCCTTAGGCGCTAAAAAGCAGACCTTTTTTAAAGAACGTTGGATTCATGAAGACGGCTTAGAACAACGCATGATCGTTTCCTATTCTTTAAAATATAAAGAATACCAAGAAAAAATACGTCAACGACAAGTCGAACGCGCGGAAAAACTCATTCAGTCCGGACAGAAATTACCCAAAAAGAAAAATTCCAACGACGTCAAACGTTTTATCAAACGAACATCGGTCACCCAAGAAGGAGAAAAAGCGGAAAAAGACGTGTTATCACTCGACACGTCTGTCATCGAAGAAGAAGCACGCTATGATGGGTTTTATGCCGTTTGTACGAATTTGAACGATCCCGTGGAAAAGATCATTCAAGTGAACCACCAACGATGGGAAATCGAAGAAACCTTTCGCATCATGAAAAGTGAATTTGATGCTCGGCCCGTTTATCTCAGTCGAGAAGATCGTATCCGTGCGCATTTCATTACTTGTTTTATGGCCATGATGATTTTTCGTCTCTTAGAAAAACGCTTAGATTCGCCGGATAGCTATTGTGAAATCATTGAAACGTTAAGAGAAATGAACTTTTATCAAATTACAGGCGAAGGCGTTATTCCGACTTATACGAGAACCGATCTCACCGATCGACTCCATGAGCAAGCCGGCTTTCGAACCGATTATCAAATTTTGCCGCAAAAAAGTTTGAAAAAAATTTTTAAGCAAACCAAATCGGGAAATATTACTACATTTTGAAACCTACGATAAAAGGCTTAAACCCTTGATAAAATAAGGGTCTAAGTCTTTTTTTCTATTATAAGTGTTAAATTCAGGAATTTATTTTAGAATACCATAAAAAAGCTCAACAAAGTAAATAATTCATTTACTTTCAAACAAATTTTAAACTTCTTTTTCCGGTGCTAAATAAAATTTTGCAATAGACTCTTTTTGTAATAGACGCTTACCAGCATTAAGGCAATCATGTAATTGAATTGAGTCAATGATTTCTGGCAAATCAAATAATGTTAATTCCCCAAAAAGTTCTTGAGTAAATTGATTGGCAATGTATTCTAATGAATTAAGTGATTGAAAGTATTTCCCTAACATTTTCTTTTTTAATCGTGTTAAATTTGCCTCATTTACTTCTTTTTCTTCAGCAAAATTTAAAAGGATTTGCTCAATTTCATTAAAGAACGCTTCTGGTTGCTCAGTGTCACTAGAAAAGTCAGCCAGATAAAAACTACGATCAAACAGAAATTCAAAATCAAAACTATCGTCAATAACACCTTTTTGATATAAGTCCAAGTAATTCTTACTCGTATTTCCCAAAAGTAATTGCAATAGCAAATTTATAGCTGTACGAAAACGTAATTGTTCTTTATTTCCTTGTGGTAAATTATCTTCAAACCCCTTTACACCAAGGATAGCTTTTGGTCGAGTCACCGGCATAATATCAGAAGAGAAAGAAACGATATCATCGGTTGTTTCTTCTGGGAAATACCGATGAATTGTAGGACTTGAAGGAAAGCTTTTAGATTCTTGATTATCTTCAATCCAAGACATTGTTTCTTGTACATCAATATTACCTATAACAAAAAGGATCATATTACTAGGATGATAAAATGTCTGGTAAGATTTATATAAATCTTCTACAGTAATCTGGTCGATACTTTCCACTGTGCCAGCAATGTCAATATGAAGAGGATGCTTAGGGTAAAGGTTTTGTAAAAGACCAAAAAACAAACGCCAATCTGGATCATCCTGGTACATTTGTATTTCTTGAGCAATAATTCCCTTTTCTTTTTCCACTGTTTCTGGCGTAAAATAGGGCGCTTGAACAAAGTTAAGTAATGTCAATAAATTTTCTTTAATATTATCTGTAGCAGAAAACAGATAACTTGTTTTAGTAAAACTAGTAAAAGCATTAGCTGAAGCGCCTAAACGACCGAATTCTTGAAATGTATCTCCTTCTTTTTTTTCAAACATTTTATGTTCTAAAAAATGAGCGATACCGTCCGGTACTTTTTGAGGCTCTTCCTCTTGAACACTAAATTCATTATCAATTGAGCCATAATTTGTACTAAATAATCCATAAGTTTTATGAAATTCTCTTTTCGGTAAAAGAAATACCTTTAGTCCATTATCAAGAGTTTGAGTATATAGTTTTTCATTAAGATTAGAGTAAACTTTTTTATTCATAAGCTCCCTGCCTGTCTAAAGTAAATATTGCTTGTAATTGTAAATCTTCAGCTACTTTTTTGACATCTTCTTTTGTCACTGCCATAATCTTTTCTTCAAATTCTGTTTCATTTTTTACTAACTTTGTCAGCCATTGTTCTAAATACGCCATTTCAACAAGTCCTCGTGCACTGTCTAATGAAAGCAAAAATTGGTTTTTTAGCATAACTTTTGTTTGCTGAAGTTCGCTTTCAGTAAAATGGCCTAATTTTAAATCTTCTAATTGGTCTTCAATCAATGAAAGTACACGCTTTCGGTTCTTCCCATCAATCCCCGTCTGTACGGTAACAAAACCACGAAATGAATCAAATGCACTAGAAGCGTAATAAGCTAAACTGGCTTTTTCACGTACATTAATAAATAATTTCGAATGAGGAAAGCCCCCAAATAAACCATTAAACACCAGTAAGGGAAAGCGTCGAGGGTCATTATAATAAATAGAAGTTTGATAAGCCAAGTTTAACTTTGTTTGAATGACAGGCTCGTATATCGTCTCTGTATGTACTTCCGGTTTTAGTTCTTGTTGATAAAACATCTTCGGTGGCACAGTTTCCCGCGGCGTAAAAGGCAACTTATTAATGACTTTTCTTACTTTTTCTTCTTCAACATCACCAATAACAAAAATATCAATTTGATCTTGAGCCATCATTTCTTGGTAAGTTTGTACTAAATCATAAGCATTTAACACTTTTACATCTTCTTTTGTACCAAAACTAGGCGTTTTTTGAGCCGTATCATCAGCAAAGTAAAGTTCTTGTAGCCTCAAAGCAGCTAATGTCTGCTTATCTTCTTTCAAACTTTCCAAATAGTCAATCATATTTTCTTTTTCTAACTGAAAAGTATCAAAATCAAAAGCGCCTTCTTTTATATTTGGATGAAATAAGATCTCTTGGATAAATTTTATCCCTTCTTCCAAAATACCTTCTTCGTCAATATACTTTTCATTTACTAAATTCATCATTAAATTTACTTGATGAATATTTCCTTTTTTTCCTACATTTAGACCAAAACTTGCTCCGTATAAGTCAGCAAGTTTTTCGCTTAATTGGGTCTGAGAAGGATAGTGAAGACTATTTGTCTCCAAAAGACTGGTTAATAACGTTCGTTTAGCAGCAATTTTTTTCTGATGCTCTGTCGAAAAGTGAAAGAACAAACGAACTGTTTTAAACTTTTCTGTAGGAATAACTGTTAAATTTACACCAGATTGTAGTGATATTGCCATTGTCTATACTCCTTAAATTCGTTTATAAATAAACTACGTTTTTTGTTAAAAAACATTATAACATACTCTACCTTTAGAAAAGAAAAAATCCATTTACTAAATGGTAAAAGTCTTATCCCTGCTAACTTAAGACAAAAACATTTTATTTCAAAAAAATAATCTGTTTCGTTATACTAAAATAAGCAAAAATTGGGAGGTGGAAATTTGAAACGAATTTTTTCAGAATTTAAAGAGTTTATTATAGGCGGCGACGTACTAGATTTAGCTGTAGGTGTTGTTATTGGTAGTGCTTTTACTGCCATTGTTACGCAAGTTGTTGAAGGCTTGATTACACCTTTAGTTGGTTGGTTTGTTGCCGCTATTACAGGGACTAGAAACCTTGAGAGCTCTTTATCTATACTAGATTGGTCGCCAGTACCTGGAGTAACATTTCAATTTGGTGAAATTGTTAGCGCAGTTGTCACCTTTATACTTACTGGCTTTATTTTATTTATAATTGTTAAAGCGGCCAATAAA
This region of Tetragenococcus osmophilus genomic DNA includes:
- the yfmH gene encoding EF-P 5-aminopentanol modification-associated protein YfmH, coding for MNKKVYSNLNEKLYTQTLDNGLKVFLLPKREFHKTYGLFSTNYGSIDNEFSVQEEEPQKVPDGIAHFLEHKMFEKKEGDTFQEFGRLGASANAFTSFTKTSYLFSATDNIKENLLTLLNFVQAPYFTPETVEKEKGIIAQEIQMYQDDPDWRLFFGLLQNLYPKHPLHIDIAGTVESIDQITVEDLYKSYQTFYHPSNMILFVIGNIDVQETMSWIEDNQESKSFPSSPTIHRYFPEETTDDIVSFSSDIMPVTRPKAILGVKGFEDNLPQGNKEQLRFRTAINLLLQLLLGNTSKNYLDLYQKGVIDDSFDFEFLFDRSFYLADFSSDTEQPEAFFNEIEQILLNFAEEKEVNEANLTRLKKKMLGKYFQSLNSLEYIANQFTQELFGELTLFDLPEIIDSIQLHDCLNAGKRLLQKESIAKFYLAPEKEV
- a CDS encoding IS1634 family transposase, with amino-acid sequence MRVQVSKSKNSESLYISKAVRIDGKSTSKVVERLGTLEEVKQKAQGQDPYEWARERAKVLTEQEKNQAREVLVKFSPHKQISANQQVSFNGGYLFLQQLYYQLGLDKICATIQSQYKTTFDLNAVLSQLIYSRILFPGSKQQAFHKKDKYLESPSLDLQHFYRALEILAKENDLIQAQLYKNSRKVVDRNTQILYYDCTNFFFEIEQEDPFRKYGKSKENRPNPIVQMGLFIDGNGVPLAFDLSSGNTNEQGTLKPLEKKILQDFSLSKMVICTDAGLSSTENRKFNNVQNRAFITTQSVKKLKKHLKDWALGQTGWKIVGDSSSKEYTLREVDALGAKKQTFFKERWIHEDGLEQRMIVSYSLKYKEYQEKIRQRQVERAEKLIQSGQKLPKKKNSNDVKRFIKRTSVTQEGEKAEKDVLSLDTSVIEEEARYDGFYAVCTNLNDPVEKIIQVNHQRWEIEETFRIMKSEFDARPVYLSREDRIRAHFITCFMAMMIFRLLEKRLDSPDSYCEIIETLREMNFYQITGEGVIPTYTRTDLTDRLHEQAGFRTDYQILPQKSLKKIFKQTKSGNITTF
- the mscL gene encoding large conductance mechanosensitive channel protein MscL; the protein is MFSEFKEFIIGGDVLDLAVGVVIGSAFTAIVTQVVEGLITPLVGWFVAAITGTRNLESSLSILDWSPVPGVTFQFGEIVSAVVTFILTGFILFIIVKAANKAKLTQQEEEAAPVAEDYLAEIRDLMRQEQGLPVETDEDSQSEETNEADEKANS
- the yfmF gene encoding EF-P 5-aminopentanol modification-associated protein YfmF; the encoded protein is MAISLQSGVNLTVIPTEKFKTVRLFFHFSTEHQKKIAAKRTLLTSLLETNSLHYPSQTQLSEKLADLYGASFGLNVGKKGNIHQVNLMMNLVNEKYIDEEGILEEGIKFIQEILFHPNIKEGAFDFDTFQLEKENMIDYLESLKEDKQTLAALRLQELYFADDTAQKTPSFGTKEDVKVLNAYDLVQTYQEMMAQDQIDIFVIGDVEEEKVRKVINKLPFTPRETVPPKMFYQQELKPEVHTETIYEPVIQTKLNLAYQTSIYYNDPRRFPLLVFNGLFGGFPHSKLFINVREKASLAYYASSAFDSFRGFVTVQTGIDGKNRKRVLSLIEDQLEDLKLGHFTESELQQTKVMLKNQFLLSLDSARGLVEMAYLEQWLTKLVKNETEFEEKIMAVTKEDVKKVAEDLQLQAIFTLDRQGAYE